CCGGCCAGCTCGTGGAACCCGTCGACGTCTAACACCAGCCCGAAATGCGGAACCGGCACGTCGTGCCCGTCGACTGGATTGCGGCCGGCCTCGACACGGGCGCCGGGCACCACGTGCGTGACGACCTGGTGGCCGTGGAAGTCCCAGTCGACCCACGAGTCCGCCGAGCGTCCCTCCGCCAAGCCGAGCACGCCGCCGTAGAAGGCACGCGCTTTCGGCAGGTCGTCGACCGGGATGGCCAGGTGGAACGCGGGACGGACGGCCATGGGCACTCCTCGGGTCCGGGGCTCGGCACTTTCACGTTGACGGGCTGATGTCCGAATGTCAACATTAACCCGTGGAAGTCACCCCGCTGAGGAAGGCGGCGCGCCGCGGGCTCGCCGAGGAGGCCGCCGACCGGGTGCGCGAAGCGATCTTCGCCGGCCATTTCCCGCCCGGCGCGCCGCTGCGCGAGGTCGAGTTGGCCGCGTCGCTGGAGGTCAGCCGCGGTTCGGTGCGCGAGGGCATCGCCCAGCTCGCCAGGGAAGGCCTGGTCCGCTGCGACTGGCACCGGCCGACCACGGTGGTGGACGTGACCGCCGAAGACGTCGAAGAGGTCTACTCGGTCCGCGCCGCACTCGACCGGCTTGCCGCGGTGACCGCGCAGGCCGCCGCATCCGCCGAGGATCTCGACGCACTGGATGAGTTAGTCGAAGAATTGGCCACGGCCGTGCGCACGGATGCGGAGGGACCGCGACTGCTGGCACTGGACATCGCATTCCACGACCGCGTTTACGCGGCAGCGGGCAACGGCCGGCTCACCGAAGCCTGGGAAGCCGTGCGGTCGCAGGTGTTCCTGTTCCAGCTGCGCCGGGTTTCGCTCGGACACGAGCATTACCGCGCCCGAGTGGTGGCCGAGCACCGGGAATTGGCGGAACTGATCCGGGCGGGAGACCGGGACCGGCTTTCCCGGGTGGCGGAAGCGCACGTCCATTCGGCACGGGAGAGCCTGCTTTCTGGATTGTGACCCGGATCCGCCCCAGCAGATTTGTCCGGGCGGAGAGAATTTCCGGGTGCGGGTCCAGGACGCGTCGCCCGAAAAGGCCATCCGTCCAGCATCTCCGACCGGCTCTGGTTCGGCGCGACGCGCGGACTCGGCGCGGCTCTGGCGGCCGGGACGCTGGTGAGCTTCGGGTCGGGATACTTCGCGGGCGGAGCAGCGTCCGGCGCGCTGTTCGCGCTCGTCTACCGCCGCTGATCCGGGTAGTTTCACGGATTCGCCCGCGCCGCCCGGACCGGCAGCATCAGCGGGGTGAACACCGAACCGAGCCGGGCGCGCGTCGCGGTAACCGGCGCACTGCACGGCATCGTCGCGTCGCTCGCCTGCGCCCTCGTACTGGCCGGGATCGCGCTAGCGGTGTGCAACGGCGCGCACGAACTGTCGCTGCCGGTGCTGTTCGCCATCATCCTGCTCACCAGCTTCCTCCACTTCTGGTACGTCCTGCTGGTTGCCGCCGCCGGGATCAGCGCATTGGCAGCCGGAGCCGGGCGGCCGGGGCGGGCGGCGCGACGGGTGTGGTGCACCGTCGCGCCGCTCACCCTCGTCTTCCCGATCTTCGCGTTCTCCTTCGCGACCGTTCAGGCGCGATAGCCGGTTTCTCCCCAGGGCATCCGCAACTTCCGGACAGTCCGGGCCAGCGGAGGTCGCCGCTCGCCCTACCCAGACCAGGAAAGCGGTTCCCGGCGCGCGCCTGGCGGTCGCCGCCGCGTGAGCACCTTGCTCACGCGGCGGCCATCGCTGGAGAGGCCTTCGCCCGCGCCAACGCGGCTTCTACCCGCTTGTTGCTCGTCATCGTGATCGTCACCAGCGTCATCGAGACCAGCACTCCGGAGGCCGCCAGATACGGGACGCGCAACCCGGCCTGAGCCGCGAGCCAGCCGCCGAGCACCGCGCCCAGCGGAGCCGCAGAGGCGCCGACCAGCCGTGTCGCCGCCGCCACCCGGCCCATCAGCCGAGCCGGCACGATGACCTGCCGCAGCGACGCACCGAGCACCATCGTCGTCCCCATCGCGCAGCCGAGCACCGCGAACATCGCGCCGGCGAACCACGGGTCGCGCGCCAGCCCGAACGCCAGCGTCGCACCGCCTTCCACGAGCGCCGTGACGGTGAGCGCGGTACCCGTGCCCAGCAGCTTCTCCACTGGCCCGGCCAGCACCATCGCGCCCAGCAACCCGCCGGCCGCCTCCGCGGACAGCAGCAGGCCGAAGCCCGCCGAGTGCAGTTTCAGCTCGCCCTGCGCGAACAGGACCAGCACCGCGCCGAACGCGCCGAACGCCAGGTTTCCCACTGCTGGACGCAAGGAAAGCCCCAGCAGCAGCTTGTCCTTGAGCACGTACCCGAACCCTTCCTTCGCGTCCGCCCACACCGAACGTCCCGGATCCCGCTCCGGCACCGGGGTCCGCGGCAGCGTCCGGATCAGCACCGCACTAGCCACAAACGACAGTGCATCGGCCGCGAAAGGCAGCATCCGGCCTGCCGCGAACAGGAAACTGCCGGCCGGCGGCCCGGCGAACTGTCCGCCCGCGCTGGACCCGCCGCGCAGGTAGCCGTTGGCCCGGCGGAGCAAGGTCTGGTCGCGGTCCAGCAGATCCGGCAAGTACGCCTGTGCGGCGACATCGAAGAACAGCCCGGCGGAGCCCAGCAGGAACGCGACCGCGAGCAGCACCGGGATGCTGAGCCAGCCCAGCATCCCGGCCACGACGGTCAGCGCCAGCAGCGCCGCCCGGCCTGCATCGGCGACCCACATCGTGCGCCGCCGGTCCCAGCGGTCGACCAGCGCGCCGGCGAACAGCCCGGCCAGCGGGTACGGCGCGAACACCGCCACCGTGACCAGACTGACCACCAGCGGATCGCTGTCCAGCACCACGGCCATGAGCGGCAGCGCGGCCGCGGTCGCGCCGTCGCCGACGGAACTGATCGTCGCCGCGGTCCACAAGCGACCGAACGACCGGGGCATGATCGGCTTGGTCATCGGGCCGCTCCGGGACCCGGCCGGAAGAACGCGACCGCGACGGTGGCCGCCGGGGCGGCCGGATCGCGCGCCTCGATCATCTCGTCCAGCAGCGCTTCCAGCCGCCGCTCGAACTCCGCGAACTGGTCCTCGCTCAGCCGGGAGTGCCCGAGCCGGACGTACCGCTCGGAGCCCTGCTCGGCGGTCGCCAGGTCGTCTAGCGCGTGCTGCATCAGCACGTCCCGCTGGCCGGCCACCGGTTCGGGCAACTGAATGCCCCGCCCGGCGATCGCGTAGTAGCGCTCGAGCACGCCGCGCACCTTGCGGGTGCGCACCACGTGCACGATCCCAGCTCGCTCCAGCACCCGCATGTGGTAGCTGGAACTGCCCTTCGCGATGCCGAGCCGCTCGGCGACCTGCGTGATCGTCGCCGGCTCGTCGCGCAGCACGGCGAGCACCCGGTGCCGCACGAGGTTGCTCACCGCACGCAGCTGTTCGGCGGTCTCCACCCGGACAGCGTCTTCTCGCGGGTCGTCGCCCGCTGGTCTCTCCCCAGTCATGCGGACAATGGTCAACGACTCTTGACCATTTGTCCAGCTCTCTTTCGGCGGGCCTCATCCGCCGAACAGCACGACCACCTTCCGGACCAGCTCGACCACGCCGTAGCCGAACGGGGCGAGCACCCACAGCCAGGCGATCACCAGCAGGAACGTGCGGCCGCCAGACCGGCCCTGACTTGCGCTCATGCCGCGCTCCTCGCTTTCTCGCCGACGGGTTCGTGGTACTTCGCGCTGACCGGGCGCACGCATTCGTTCGCGACGAACCCGACCACCAGCAGGCCGATCATGATCCAGAACGACAGCGCGTACAGGTCCGGCCCGGTCTTCCCGGCGGCCTTCTGGCTGTCCGCGATGCCGTCCACGATCAGCGGCCCGAGCACGCCCGCCGCGGACCACGCGGTGAGCAGCCTGCCGTGGATCGCGCCGACCTGATAAGTGCCGAACAAGTCCTTGAGATACGCCGGAAGCGTGGAGAAGCCGCCGCCGTAGAAGGAAAGGATGAGCATCGCGCACAACACGAACACCAGCTTCGACGCGTTCGTGGTCAGCGCGATCACCAGGTACAACAGCGCCCCGACGCCGAGATAGAACCGGTAGATGTTCTTGCGCCCGACCAGATCCGAGGCGGACGACCAGACGAACCGGCCCAGCATGTTGGTCAGCGAAAGCAGCGCGACGAACCCGGCGGCGGATGCCGTGCCCACCGGTGCCGAGGTGCCCTTGAAGAAGTCGGTGATCATCGGCGCGGCCTTCTCCAGGATGCCGATGCCGGCGGTCACGTTGAGGCACAGCACGATCCAGAGGCACCAGAACTGCGGCGTCTTCAACGCGTTCGCGGCCGACACGTTCGCCGTCGACACCAGCGGCCTGGGTGCCGCCTGCGCCGCCTCGCGCGCCGGGCGCCAGTCGTCGGCCGGGACGCGGACGAGCAGCACGCCCATGGTCATGAACACCGCATACACGAGACCGTGGACGAGGAAGGCCATCGCGATGTCGTTCGAAGTGGGCGCGGTGCCGAGCATCGCCGACGACCACGGCGAGGCGATCAGCGCGCCGCCGCCGAAGCCCATGATGGCGATCCCGGTGGCCATGCCCGGCCGGTCCGGAAACCACTTGATCAGCGTGGACACCGGCGAGATGTAGCCGATGCCGAGCCCGACGCCGCCGACTCCGCCGTAGCCGAGCACGACGAGCCAGAACTGCCCGGTGGCGACGCCGAGCGCGGCCAGCAGGAAACCGGTCGAGAAGCAGACCGTGGCGACGGTCATCGCCCAGCGCGGGCCGTTGCGCTCGACCAGGGTGCCGCCGAACGCGGCGGACAGGCCCAGCATCACGATGCCGAGCTGGAACGGCAGCCCGGACTGGGTGCCGGACAGGCCGAGAGTCTTCTCCAGCGGAGTCTTGAAAACGCTCCACGCGTAGGCTTGGCCGATCGAAAGGTGGATCGACAACGCTGCGGGCGGCACCAGCCAGCGGGTCCATCCGGGCGGTGCGACGATGCGGGCACGGGCAAGGAAGCCGGGGACAGCCATCGGCAGTCTCCTCCCAACAGTGACGAGGTGCTGGGAATGTATTACCAAATCCTCGACGTTGCACAGCATGATTGTCGAAGGTTTGTCCGTGCGGACACCGAAGAGCGGAGCGGGCGATGGGCAGAGTGACGGTGCGGCGGCCGGTGCGGCGGATTTCCGCGGCCGGGGAACGGCGCCGGCCGGACTCGCTGGCCGCGGAGGAGCCGCTGGAGCTGCGGGTCGGCGGCAAGGCGCTCGCGGTGACCATGCGCACCCCCGGCCACGACGTCGAACTGGCGCACGGCTTCCTGCTTTCCGAGGGCGTGCTGGGGTCGCGGGAGGACGTCGCGGTGGCGCGCTACTGCGACGGCGTCGACGACCAGGGCCGCAACACCTACAACGTGCTCGACATCGCGCTCGCCGAGGGAGTCGCCCCGCCGGACACCGGCGTCGAGCGAAACTTCTACACCACGTCCTCGTGCGGCGTCTGCGGCAAGGCCGCGCTCGACGCGGTGAAGCTGCGCAGCCGGTTCTCCCCCGCCTCGTCGGAGTTCACGGTGAAGACCGACGTCCTCACCCAGATGCCGGACCGGCTGAGAGAACAGCAGAAGGTGTTCTCCTCCACCGGCGGGCTGCACGCCGCCGGACTGTTCACTGCGGACGGCCAGCTGGCGGTCGTGCGCGAAGACGTCGGACGGCACAACGCGGTGGACAAGGTGCTCGGCTGGGCGCTGCAGGCGGGCCGGATCCCCGCCCCGGACCTGGGACTGCTGGTCTCCGGCCGCGCCTCGTTCGAGCTGGTGCAGAAGGCCGCGATGGCCGGCATCGGCCTGCTCGCCGCGGTGTCCGCGCCCTCGTCGCTGGCGGTCGAGCTAGCCGAGGAGAACGGCATGACGCTCATCGGCTTCCTGCGCGGCGACAGCATGAACCTCTACACCGGAGACCAGCGGCTGCTGACCTGATCGGCCCGGCCGACGGGGCGCCGGCCGGGCCGCCGGTCACGCTCCGGCGGGCACCCAGTTCCCGTGGAAGCCGTGCGGGACCCGGTCCGGCAGGTGTACCGCGGCGACGGTTTCCAGAGTGCCCGCATCGAGCACGACAAGATCGCTGCGCGCCTCGGCCGCGTCGTAGACATAGCCCATCAGCACGCCCTCGTCCTCGCCCGCGTCCGGCCGGGACGGGACGAACACGAACTCGCCCGGCTCGCGCCCGGCGCCGAAGCGGCGCGCTTCGGTGCTGCCCTTGTGCAGGTCGTGCTTGTACACCGCACCGACGCTTCCGGCCCGGTCGTCCACCGCCGTGGAGTAGCCGTAGCGGTGCGGGAGGCCGACCAGTCGCTCGTCGACGCGCGGGAATTCCTGGCCGCGGTCGTCGATGCGCTCCTCGGCCACTTTTCCGGCCGCGAGGTCGACCGTCCACCGGTCCAGCGTCGGTTCGCCCTCGGCCGGACCGTGCAGCGCGCGGTCGAACATCTTCGGGTGGCGCACGACGTCGAGCACGATCCGGTCGCCGTCGTCGTAGGCGTTGAGCGGGTGGAAGACATAGCACTGCCCGATGTCGAACCAGCGGACATCGCCGTTGTCCCCCTCGCGCGGCATCACGCCGACGCGCGCCGGATAGTCCGGATTCCACCGGTAGGGCAAGGCGCTCACTCCGCGGCCGGTGCGCGCGGTCAGCGGGTCCGGCACGTCGACCGGCACCGGGGCCTGGTCCAGGTCCAAGGTCACCGGCAGGTCGTAGAACACGACGTGCCGTTCGGTGAGCGAGAAGTCGTGCATCATCGGCGCGCCGGTCACCTCGACGTCGACGGTGCGCCGTACCCGGCCGTCCGCCCCGACGACCGAGTACTGCACGCGGTTGCCCACCCCGAACTGGTAGGAGACGGCGTGCAGCTCGCCGGTCCGCGGGTCGCGCTTGGGATGCGCGGTGTAGCCGCCGCCAGGCAGCGTGCCGCCGAAGTCGCAGACGCCGAGGGTGTCCAGTTCCTCGCTGAGCTCCCACTGCGGCAGGCCGCCTTCGACCAGCGCGATCGTTCGCCCGGCGTGCCCGATCACGTTGGTGTTCGCGCCGCCTTCGGCAGTGCCGACCCGACGGCTGCGGTACCACTCGGCCCGCCCGCCGCGCAGCCGCACGCCGTGCACCATGCCGCGGCCGAGGAACCAGTGGTGCGTTTCCGGGTCCGGATGCTCCGCGTTCGGCCCGTTGCGCAGGTACCGGCCGTCCAGGTACTCGGGCAGCTGCCCGGTGACGACCAGCCGCGTGCTCGTGTACTCGCGCTCGATCGGCGCGAAGTTCCCTTCCAGGAAGTGATTGCCCATGTCCCGCTCCCAGTTTCATAACGTGGTTATGGACCCGGTATAACAGAGTTATAGGGATACTGGCAACCATGAGCGAGCGGACCCGGAGCGAACAGACGCGGGCGAACCTGGTGACGGCGGCGATCCGGCTGCTCGGCCAGGGCGGGACTGAGGCCCTGCAAGCGCGCAAACTGGCCGCGGAGATCGGCGCGTCCACGATGGCCGTCTACACCTACTTCGGCGGCATGTCCGGACTCACCGAGGCCGTTGCCCGCGAAGGGTTCAGACGACTGACCGCGAACCTGACGGAGGTCGAGCGGACCGGCGATCCAGTAGCCGACCTGTACGGGCTGGCGCTCGCCTATCGCCGGACCGCGGTGGACCACCCGGAACTGTTCACGCTGATGTTCCGCGAGGCCGGCGCTCGGGGGCAGGCAGTGAGCGACCTCGTCCGGGCGAACGCGGAGGTCGAAGCCGCCGACTCGTTCCGCAGCCTGGTCGCCGCCACCGAACGCGCGATCGCCGCCCAGCGGCTGTACGGCGAGCCGATCTCGGTCGCGTCGCAGATCTGGAGCGCCCTGCACGGCTACGTGACACTCGAACTCCTCGGCCACTTCGGGACGGAGGACCGGGGAGTGACGGAGGTCATGGGCCCGCTGGGCGTGACCTTGATGATCGGCCTCGGCGATAAACCGGACATGGCTCGCGCTTCAGCGGCCACCTTCGCCCGGACGGCACCGGCCGAATAGCCGCACGTTGGCCGCCGAGTCCGCTTTCCTGCCTCCCGTAGCCTATTCGTGACCTGATCTCGCCACCGCCTGAAACCTTCCGTACACGGTCGGTCGTTTTCGCCGGCGAACCCTGGAACGCGCCGTGCTTGCCTGTCACCCTCGAATCGGTGCGCCCGGTCACAACTGCACAGCGAATTCAGGGAAAGGCAACTTTCCGGCGATTCGCTGCGTCTTAGGCTGTGTGGGTGAGGGGGTGCGGGTGAACGAGCCAACCGAGGGCCGGCGGCGGGTCAGCCGCCGGTCGTTGCTGATCGCGGGGGCTTCGGGCCTCGGCGTGGCCGGGCTCGCGGCGGGGACCGCGACCGGAGTCGTGCCGTTCAACCAGGCGTTGCAGCGCGCGCTGGGCGTCGCATCGTCCACTCCGGTCACTCAGCTGGGCAGCATGCGGGTGGAACGGGTGTACTCGCACGCCCGCGGCCGCCAGGTCGATCTCGTTTTCCTGTTGCCGAGCAAAAAGCCCCCGGCCGGCCTGCCGATGTCGCTGATGCTGCACGGCCTGCACGGTTCCGCCCGCACCGCCGCGCCGAGCGGGCTGCTGAAGCAGCTCGGCAGCGACGTCGCACGCAAGGCGGTGCCCGCGTACGGCTACGTCGCGGTGGACGGCGGCGACAACTACTGGCACCAGGTCCGGCCGGGCGACGACCCGATGGCGATGCTGCTGGAGGAAGTCCCGCAGTGGCTGCGCGCCCGCGGTTTCGGCGGCGCGGACGGCACGCCGTTCGCCTGCTCCGGCGTGTCCATGGGCGGTTTCGGCGCGCTGCTCTACGGCCGCCGCCGGGTCGAGCGCCGTCAGCCGCCCGCCGCGATCGCCGCGATCGCGCCGGCTCTGATCACGTCCTGGCAGGAAATGGCGAAACGCCGCATTTTCACCGGAATGACGGACTGGACGTCACTGGACCCGCTGCGCCATCTGACCGCCCTGCAGGGCATTCCGACAGCGGTCTATTGCGGCACCGAAGATTCGTTCATCACTGGCGTACGCCGGTATATCGCGGAAACGCACCCGGCGATCGGGTATACCGCGCACGGGAAGCACAGCGATACCTTTTTCCGGACCACGGTACCGAGCCTGGTCGGTTTTCTTGGGAAGCATTTGCCGAAGAAGGCGTAAACCTGGTGAACGCGTAAACCCGGTTCAGGACACCCAGCGAGCGACGACGGAAATCACCCAGAACCCGCCCATCGCGGCGAGGGCGGTCAGCACCGACCAGCGCAGCCGGTGGGCACTGGTCTCGGCGTCGCGCAACTGGCGCAGGAACAGCCAGGACACGACGAACAGCGGGATCGGCAGCAGCGGCAGCGCCGACAGCCGGGTGCCGCACGCGACCAGGCAGACGAGCGTGAACAGCGCCAGCATGATCTCCGACGCGCGAACCAGCCACGGGAAGCGCGTCAGCACGGACGCGGCCACCCGCTCGCTCAACTCGAGGATGCCGACCGGCGTCGCCGACTGCTCAGCGGACACCGCCTCGCCGGGGTCGGCAGTCTCGTCCCCGGTGGGTGCGGTCAGCGGCACTGTTGTCATCCTGTCCATTATCGCGCCTGCCGCGGACGGGCTCGCAGCCGACTCCTGCTAAGGCCCGGCAACCGGCCGGAACGGGCACCGGGCCTGCACGGCCCGGCCCGGCGGGACGTACTGCGGTTCGGCCGCCGCGACGGCGCCGGCATCACCCGATCGGTCCTGCGTCCAGAATGCCAGAAGCCTCTCCCCGCCGCCTCGACTTTCACCCGCTCCGGCGCGCGCGGCCCTTGGATTCTCTCCGCGGAACGTGCTCAGCCCCTGCCCCAAGTCCGTGAAGGGCCCCTTGAGGGAATCTGAGTCCCTCAAGGGGCCCTTCACGGACCGTCGACCAGGCCGCCGCGGGGAGCTGCCGGGAGCCGCCGGGAGCCGCCGGGAGCCGCAAAACAAAACCCCGGCCTCGCCCAGAGGGCGCGACCGGGGCAGTGAAACCAACCCTCAGGCAGACTTCTCGCCACGCTCGCTGCGCGTCCGCCGGGTAGGCTGCCGAGCCACGATCGTCGGGTTCACGTTCTCCCGCACCGTCTGCTCGGTGATGACGACCTTGGCCACGTCCTCGCGGCTGGGAATGTCGTACATGACCGGCTGGAGGACTTCCTCCATGATCGCCCGCAGGCCGCGAGCGCCAGTCCCGCGCAGCACCGCCTGGTCCGCGATCGCCTCCAGCGCGGTCTTGGTGAATTCCAGCTCGACGTTGTCCATCTCGAACAGCTTCTTGTACTGCTTCACCAGCGCGTTGCGCGGCTGGGTGAGGATCGAGACGAGCGATTCCTTGTCCAGGTGGTTCACCGTCGCCACGACCGGGAGCCGGCCGATGAACTCCGGGATCAGCCCGAACTTGATCAGGTCCTCCGGCATCGTGTCGGAGAAGACGTCGCTGCCCTCGATCTCGGCCTTGGTGCGGATCTCCGCGCCGAAGCCGAGGCCGCGCTTGCCGACCCGCTCGTTGATGATCTTTTCCAGCCCGGCGAACGCGCCCGCCACGATGAACAGCACGTTCGTGGTGTCGATCTGGATGAACTCCTGGTGCGGGTGCTTGCGCCCGCCCTGCGGAGGCACCGACGCGGTGGTGCCCTCGAGGATCTTCAGCAGCGCCTGCTGCACGCCCTCGCCGGACACGTCGCGGGTGATCGACGGGTTCTCGCTCTTGCGGGCGATCTTGTCGACCTCGTCGATGTAGATGATGCCGGTCTCGGCGCGTTTGACGTCGTAGTCGGCGGCCTGGATGAGCTTGAGCAGGATGTTCTCGACGTCCTCGCCGACGTAGCCGGCCTCGGTCAGCGCGGTGGCGTCGGCGATGGCGAACGGCACGTTCAGCAGCTTCGCGAGCGTCTGCGCGAGGTAGGTCTTGCCGCAACCGGTCGGGCCGAGCATCAGGATGTTCGATTTGGCGAGCTCGACCGGCTCGTCCTTGGAGTCCTTCGGGCCGGACTTGTCGTCCGCCTGGATCCGCTTGTAGTGGTTGTACACCGCGACCGCGAGCGTCTTCTTCGCGTCGTCCTGGCCGATGATGTACTGCTCGAGGAACTCGTGGATGTCGGCGGGCTTCGGGAGCTCGTCGAGCTTCACGTCACCGGCCTCGGCCAGTTCCTCTTCGATGATCTCGTTGCAGAGGTCGATGCACTCGTCGCAGATGTACACCCCTGGCCCGGCAATGAGCTTCTTCACCTGCTTCTGACTCTTCCCGCAGAAAGAACACTTCAGCAGGTCGCCGCCGTCACCGATCCGTGCCATGGCCGTTGACCTCGTCCCCTCCGGTGCGCGCTGCGCACCTGCACTACTCTTTCGCGGCCCCGGGTCTGCCGGGCGTTCCCGGGGTCCGACACGCATTGCCATCGACGGTACCCGCCCGAAGGCGTGGGCGGGAACACCCGACCCCTTCGAGCACGTCGACGACCGACAGTAGACCAGCGGGCCGGTGCGCGCCGTGATTCGCCGCGCACCGGCCCGTCGCGGTCAGTTCGCCGATGCCTTCCGGTACGGGAGCACCTCGTCGATCAGGCCGTAAGCCTTGGCTTCCTCGGCGGTGAGGATCTTGTCCCGCTCGATGTCGGCCTTGATCTCGTCCGGTTCCTTGCCCGTGTGCTTGCCGAGGATGATCTCCATCTGGCGGCGCACGCGCTGGATCTCGTTGGCCTGGATTTCCAGGTCGGAGACCTGCCCGTAGGTGCCCTCGGTGGCCGGCTGGTGGATCAGCACGCGCGCGTTCGGCAGCGCCATGCGCTTGCCCGGCGTGCCCGCCGCCAGCAGCACCGCGGCGGCCGAGGCAGCCTGGCCGAGGCACACGGTGGAGATGTCCGGGCGGATGTACTGCATGGTGTCGTAGATCGCCATCAGCGACGTGAACGACCCGCCAGGGGAGTTGATGTAGATGCTGATGTCGCGGTCCGGGTCCTCGTGCTCGAGGTGCAGCAGCTGGGCCATCACGTCGTTGGCCGACGCGTCGTCCACCTGCACGCCGAGGAAGATCGTCCGCTCCTCGTACAGCTTGTTGTACGGGTTGGACTCCTTCACGCCGTAGCTGGTGCGCTCGACGTAGGACGGCAGGATGTACCGCGACTGGGGGGTCTGCGGTGCCCGGAAGTCACCCGGGAGCCGGAAGTTGCTCATGAGAGGTCTCCTGTGTGCTTCGGGACTCAGTTGCTGTTGGTGAGGCCGCTGTCGCGGGTCAGCACGTGGTCGACGAAGCCGTAGTCCTTCGCCTCCTGCGCGGTGAACCAGCGGTCGCGGTCGCCGTCCTTGATGATCTGCTCGGTGGTCTGGCCGGTCTGCTCGGCGGTGATCTTCGCGAGCTCCTGCTTCCACTTGTTGAACAGATCCGCCTGGATCGCGATGTCGGAGGCGGTGCCGCCGACGCCCGCGGAGGGCTGGTGCATCAGGATGCGCGCGTGCGGGAGCGCGTAGCGCTTGCCGGGGGTGCCCGAGGAGAGCAG
This sequence is a window from Amycolatopsis benzoatilytica AK 16/65. Protein-coding genes within it:
- a CDS encoding TetR/AcrR family transcriptional regulator; translation: MSERTRSEQTRANLVTAAIRLLGQGGTEALQARKLAAEIGASTMAVYTYFGGMSGLTEAVAREGFRRLTANLTEVERTGDPVADLYGLALAYRRTAVDHPELFTLMFREAGARGQAVSDLVRANAEVEAADSFRSLVAATERAIAAQRLYGEPISVASQIWSALHGYVTLELLGHFGTEDRGVTEVMGPLGVTLMIGLGDKPDMARASAATFARTAPAE
- a CDS encoding MFS transporter small subunit, translated to MSASQGRSGGRTFLLVIAWLWVLAPFGYGVVELVRKVVVLFGG
- a CDS encoding ArsR/SmtB family transcription factor, yielding MTGERPAGDDPREDAVRVETAEQLRAVSNLVRHRVLAVLRDEPATITQVAERLGIAKGSSSYHMRVLERAGIVHVVRTRKVRGVLERYYAIAGRGIQLPEPVAGQRDVLMQHALDDLATAEQGSERYVRLGHSRLSEDQFAEFERRLEALLDEMIEARDPAAPAATVAVAFFRPGPGAAR
- a CDS encoding OFA family MFS transporter, which produces MAVPGFLARARIVAPPGWTRWLVPPAALSIHLSIGQAYAWSVFKTPLEKTLGLSGTQSGLPFQLGIVMLGLSAAFGGTLVERNGPRWAMTVATVCFSTGFLLAALGVATGQFWLVVLGYGGVGGVGLGIGYISPVSTLIKWFPDRPGMATGIAIMGFGGGALIASPWSSAMLGTAPTSNDIAMAFLVHGLVYAVFMTMGVLLVRVPADDWRPAREAAQAAPRPLVSTANVSAANALKTPQFWCLWIVLCLNVTAGIGILEKAAPMITDFFKGTSAPVGTASAAGFVALLSLTNMLGRFVWSSASDLVGRKNIYRFYLGVGALLYLVIALTTNASKLVFVLCAMLILSFYGGGFSTLPAYLKDLFGTYQVGAIHGRLLTAWSAAGVLGPLIVDGIADSQKAAGKTGPDLYALSFWIMIGLLVVGFVANECVRPVSAKYHEPVGEKARSAA
- the fdhD gene encoding formate dehydrogenase accessory sulfurtransferase FdhD encodes the protein MGRVTVRRPVRRISAAGERRRPDSLAAEEPLELRVGGKALAVTMRTPGHDVELAHGFLLSEGVLGSREDVAVARYCDGVDDQGRNTYNVLDIALAEGVAPPDTGVERNFYTTSSCGVCGKAALDAVKLRSRFSPASSEFTVKTDVLTQMPDRLREQQKVFSSTGGLHAAGLFTADGQLAVVREDVGRHNAVDKVLGWALQAGRIPAPDLGLLVSGRASFELVQKAAMAGIGLLAAVSAPSSLAVELAEENGMTLIGFLRGDSMNLYTGDQRLLT
- a CDS encoding VOC family protein; amino-acid sequence: MAVRPAFHLAIPVDDLPKARAFYGGVLGLAEGRSADSWVDWDFHGHQVVTHVVPGARVEAGRNPVDGHDVPVPHFGLVLDVDGFHELAGRLRAAGAEFVIEPYQRFAGEPGEQWTMFLHDPAGNALEFKAFRDEGQLFAK
- a CDS encoding carotenoid oxygenase family protein, translating into MGNHFLEGNFAPIEREYTSTRLVVTGQLPEYLDGRYLRNGPNAEHPDPETHHWFLGRGMVHGVRLRGGRAEWYRSRRVGTAEGGANTNVIGHAGRTIALVEGGLPQWELSEELDTLGVCDFGGTLPGGGYTAHPKRDPRTGELHAVSYQFGVGNRVQYSVVGADGRVRRTVDVEVTGAPMMHDFSLTERHVVFYDLPVTLDLDQAPVPVDVPDPLTARTGRGVSALPYRWNPDYPARVGVMPREGDNGDVRWFDIGQCYVFHPLNAYDDGDRIVLDVVRHPKMFDRALHGPAEGEPTLDRWTVDLAAGKVAEERIDDRGQEFPRVDERLVGLPHRYGYSTAVDDRAGSVGAVYKHDLHKGSTEARRFGAGREPGEFVFVPSRPDAGEDEGVLMGYVYDAAEARSDLVVLDAGTLETVAAVHLPDRVPHGFHGNWVPAGA
- a CDS encoding MFS transporter; translation: MTKPIMPRSFGRLWTAATISSVGDGATAAALPLMAVVLDSDPLVVSLVTVAVFAPYPLAGLFAGALVDRWDRRRTMWVADAGRAALLALTVVAGMLGWLSIPVLLAVAFLLGSAGLFFDVAAQAYLPDLLDRDQTLLRRANGYLRGGSSAGGQFAGPPAGSFLFAAGRMLPFAADALSFVASAVLIRTLPRTPVPERDPGRSVWADAKEGFGYVLKDKLLLGLSLRPAVGNLAFGAFGAVLVLFAQGELKLHSAGFGLLLSAEAAGGLLGAMVLAGPVEKLLGTGTALTVTALVEGGATLAFGLARDPWFAGAMFAVLGCAMGTTMVLGASLRQVIVPARLMGRVAAATRLVGASAAPLGAVLGGWLAAQAGLRVPYLAASGVLVSMTLVTITMTSNKRVEAALARAKASPAMAAA
- a CDS encoding alpha/beta hydrolase, whose product is MRVNEPTEGRRRVSRRSLLIAGASGLGVAGLAAGTATGVVPFNQALQRALGVASSTPVTQLGSMRVERVYSHARGRQVDLVFLLPSKKPPAGLPMSLMLHGLHGSARTAAPSGLLKQLGSDVARKAVPAYGYVAVDGGDNYWHQVRPGDDPMAMLLEEVPQWLRARGFGGADGTPFACSGVSMGGFGALLYGRRRVERRQPPAAIAAIAPALITSWQEMAKRRIFTGMTDWTSLDPLRHLTALQGIPTAVYCGTEDSFITGVRRYIAETHPAIGYTAHGKHSDTFFRTTVPSLVGFLGKHLPKKA
- a CDS encoding GntR family transcriptional regulator: MEVTPLRKAARRGLAEEAADRVREAIFAGHFPPGAPLREVELAASLEVSRGSVREGIAQLAREGLVRCDWHRPTTVVDVTAEDVEEVYSVRAALDRLAAVTAQAAASAEDLDALDELVEELATAVRTDAEGPRLLALDIAFHDRVYAAAGNGRLTEAWEAVRSQVFLFQLRRVSLGHEHYRARVVAEHRELAELIRAGDRDRLSRVAEAHVHSARESLLSGL